A region from the Methanofollis liminatans DSM 4140 genome encodes:
- a CDS encoding nucleotide sugar dehydrogenase: protein MVQESLKDKTVCVVGLGYVGLPLAEAFAQKINTIGYEIVEEKARHIAETTKAPLHVTSDPKEIKKADFVSICVPTPVKKTKEPDLYFVESAAHTVGHNLKPGAIVVLESTVYPGVTDEIVRPILEQESGLVCGKDFKVGYSPERINPGDEAHELAKITKIVAGMDTESGDTLADLYGLITTVYRAPDIRTAEAAKVIENIQRDLNIALMNELSLIFHKMGIDTQEVIKAAGTKWNFHQYRPGLVGGHCIPVDPYYLVYKAQELGYHPQVILAGRAINDSMPGHVADMAIKELNRAGKVIRDSKVLIMGLTYKENVPDTRESPVSEMIHELKEFDVDVYGYDPLLSDDQIEGFGVKTVDNLNIRMDCVIVVVAHDRFRKMSLDDIGSFMNESPVLIDVRGIFNGEIAVRAGYYYQRV, encoded by the coding sequence ATGGTTCAGGAATCACTGAAGGATAAGACCGTCTGCGTCGTCGGGCTCGGCTATGTAGGCCTGCCCCTTGCAGAAGCATTTGCACAGAAGATCAACACCATCGGCTACGAGATCGTCGAGGAAAAAGCGCGGCACATCGCCGAGACTACCAAGGCACCGCTGCACGTGACCTCAGATCCAAAAGAGATCAAAAAGGCGGACTTCGTCTCCATCTGCGTCCCGACGCCGGTGAAGAAGACCAAGGAGCCGGACCTATACTTTGTCGAGTCGGCGGCGCACACTGTCGGCCATAACCTCAAGCCCGGTGCGATCGTCGTCCTGGAGTCGACGGTGTACCCCGGTGTCACCGACGAGATTGTCAGGCCAATCCTCGAACAGGAGTCAGGCCTTGTCTGCGGGAAGGACTTCAAGGTCGGCTACTCCCCCGAGCGGATCAACCCCGGAGACGAAGCCCACGAACTCGCGAAGATCACCAAGATCGTCGCAGGCATGGACACCGAGTCCGGCGACACCCTGGCCGACCTCTACGGCCTCATCACCACCGTCTACCGCGCCCCCGACATCAGGACTGCCGAGGCGGCGAAGGTGATCGAAAACATACAGCGCGACCTGAACATCGCCCTTATGAACGAACTCTCTCTCATCTTCCACAAGATGGGCATCGACACCCAGGAGGTCATAAAGGCTGCCGGCACCAAATGGAACTTCCACCAGTACCGCCCCGGCCTCGTCGGCGGCCACTGCATCCCGGTCGACCCCTACTACCTCGTCTACAAGGCGCAGGAACTCGGCTACCACCCCCAAGTGATCCTGGCCGGGCGTGCGATCAACGACTCCATGCCCGGGCATGTCGCCGATATGGCGATCAAGGAGTTGAACCGGGCTGGCAAGGTGATCAGGGACTCGAAGGTACTGATCATGGGCCTCACCTACAAGGAGAACGTCCCGGACACCAGGGAGAGCCCGGTCAGCGAGATGATCCACGAACTCAAGGAGTTCGATGTGGACGTTTATGGTTATGATCCACTTCTGTCAGACGATCAGATTGAGGGCTTTGGTGTAAAGACTGTGGACAATTTGAATATCAGAATGGACTGTGTCATTGTGGTCGTCGCCCATGACCGGTTCAGGAAGATGTCTCTGGATGATATAGGGAGTTTCATGAATGAAAGCCCTGTTCTTATTGATGTCCGAGGGATATTCAATGGTGAGATAGCGGTTCGTGCTGGATATTATTATCAGAGAGTCTGA
- a CDS encoding SDR family oxidoreductase, with amino-acid sequence MKYIITGGAGFIGSNLSEELAQHHDVIILDNISTGRMENLQGLIKRGDVAFVRGDINDTPLLENLFTDADGVFHQAALPSVQRSVKNPMATHEANVTGTLNVLLAARDAGVRKVVMASSSSVYGNTPTLPKHEGMIPSPLSPYAVSKIADEYYASVFSDLYGLQTVCLRYFNVFGPHQDPNSQYAAVIPNFVKQILAGRPPVIYGDGGQTRDFTYIKNVVQANIKSMENDAQGAFNIACGERIDLLTLARTIMEIVGTDVEPVHEAPRPGDVRDSLADISRAQAAFGYAPQYDLKAGLKETIAWFRNH; translated from the coding sequence ATGAAATATATAATCACCGGAGGCGCCGGGTTTATAGGTTCAAACCTCTCTGAAGAACTTGCGCAACACCATGACGTGATCATCCTTGACAATATTTCCACTGGGCGGATGGAGAATCTCCAAGGGCTCATCAAGAGGGGAGATGTGGCATTCGTCAGGGGCGACATCAACGACACACCCCTCCTTGAGAATCTCTTCACGGACGCCGACGGCGTCTTCCACCAGGCCGCCCTCCCGAGCGTCCAGCGCTCCGTAAAGAACCCGATGGCAACGCATGAGGCAAATGTCACCGGCACCTTAAACGTCCTCCTCGCGGCCCGCGACGCAGGCGTCAGGAAGGTCGTGATGGCCTCCTCTTCGTCGGTCTACGGCAACACACCCACCCTCCCGAAGCACGAGGGCATGATCCCGAGCCCCCTCTCCCCGTACGCCGTCTCGAAGATCGCCGACGAGTACTATGCGTCGGTCTTCTCCGACCTCTACGGCCTCCAGACCGTCTGCCTCAGGTACTTCAATGTCTTCGGCCCGCACCAGGACCCGAACTCCCAGTACGCCGCGGTCATCCCGAACTTCGTGAAGCAGATCCTGGCCGGCCGGCCGCCGGTGATCTACGGCGACGGAGGACAGACCCGCGACTTCACCTATATCAAAAACGTCGTCCAGGCCAACATAAAATCGATGGAGAACGATGCGCAGGGCGCCTTCAACATCGCCTGCGGGGAGCGGATCGACCTCCTGACGCTCGCCCGCACCATCATGGAGATCGTGGGCACAGACGTCGAACCGGTCCACGAAGCGCCCCGACCGGGCGACGTGCGGGACTCCCTCGCCGACATCTCCCGGGCACAGGCAGCGTTCGGGTATGCACCGCAGTATGACCTCAAAGCAGGACTCAAGGAGACAATCGCATGGTTCAGGAATCACTGA
- a CDS encoding ArnT family glycosyltransferase: MPTKRSKKSNNILKTPLLASLIVIIAIIVSILIPLTPPLHPIPSRDSGVFLYIGQQILEGKTPYLDIWDHKPPAIFYINAFGLLIGQGSLWGVWFVELISLLIASLVCFKLLIHIFNIKCALLGSVLWISCFSTLIQGGNLTTEYALPLQFLILLIYYYAYSKNIIGLYFIIGLFSGILMLLKPNLFGITVSVIAAIFILLPPADKITKGCKYSILISFGTFIPIIIMSIYFSYKQAFYELYDAVVIYNACYSATPILTKFQSIIYGSTINQLFLIILTGIWVYGLYQTMILKKNIKNIRIILIIALIDLPLELVLIGYSGRGYGHYFMSCLPSFAILTTYFFYTLLSQDKSHQDINPIKKYSFNINNMYYIILITALLTSPIVSIHCNYKPDKISGSNIITTVLNNTNDNDYVLVWGAETTINFLSKRESPSKYVYQYPLLTAHYQKPEMIEQFYREIIINKPLLIIDTSHTNAIVPPINNTKREKWINQRADSTYSWIYDLEHIINYIESKYEILDIIHPSGWVVYKIRSVESRTCQEYESHLSH, from the coding sequence ATGCCTACAAAACGTAGTAAAAAATCAAACAATATACTAAAGACGCCATTATTGGCATCATTAATCGTAATAATAGCAATTATTGTATCTATACTGATTCCCCTGACACCGCCCTTACATCCAATTCCAAGCAGAGATTCCGGTGTCTTCCTGTATATCGGCCAACAAATTTTGGAAGGAAAAACGCCCTATTTAGACATCTGGGATCATAAACCCCCTGCAATATTCTATATTAATGCATTCGGATTGTTAATAGGACAAGGCTCTCTTTGGGGAGTTTGGTTTGTTGAACTAATATCCCTGCTTATTGCAAGTTTAGTCTGTTTTAAATTACTTATACATATATTTAATATTAAATGTGCACTCCTCGGCTCGGTATTGTGGATATCTTGCTTTTCGACACTTATACAAGGTGGAAATCTTACAACAGAATATGCGCTACCACTTCAATTTCTGATCCTACTAATATATTATTATGCATATTCAAAGAATATCATAGGGCTCTATTTCATTATTGGTTTATTTTCAGGAATTTTAATGTTACTTAAGCCAAATCTATTTGGTATAACAGTTTCAGTAATTGCCGCCATATTTATCCTGTTACCGCCAGCAGATAAAATAACTAAAGGATGTAAGTATTCCATACTAATTTCATTTGGAACTTTTATTCCAATAATCATCATGAGTATCTACTTCTCCTATAAACAAGCATTTTATGAATTATATGATGCTGTAGTAATCTATAATGCATGTTACTCAGCAACTCCAATATTGACAAAATTTCAATCGATTATTTATGGCTCCACTATAAATCAACTTTTTCTAATAATATTAACTGGAATTTGGGTTTATGGACTCTATCAAACAATGATTCTAAAAAAAAATATCAAAAATATAAGGATAATACTTATCATTGCCCTAATAGATTTGCCCCTAGAATTAGTATTAATTGGATATTCCGGTAGGGGATATGGGCATTATTTCATGAGTTGTTTACCATCATTCGCAATACTCACGACATACTTTTTTTACACACTGTTATCACAAGATAAATCCCACCAGGATATAAATCCTATTAAAAAATATTCATTTAATATAAACAATATGTACTACATAATACTAATTACAGCACTCCTCACATCTCCGATAGTATCTATTCACTGCAATTATAAACCAGACAAAATCAGTGGATCTAACATAATAACAACTGTTTTGAATAATACTAATGATAATGATTATGTTCTAGTTTGGGGCGCCGAAACAACAATAAATTTCCTCTCAAAAAGGGAATCGCCTTCAAAATATGTCTATCAATATCCATTACTTACAGCACACTATCAAAAGCCAGAAATGATCGAACAATTTTACAGAGAGATAATTATAAACAAGCCACTACTAATAATTGATACTTCACACACAAATGCAATAGTTCCCCCAATTAATAATACAAAGAGAGAAAAGTGGATAAATCAAAGAGCTGACTCGACATACTCTTGGATTTACGATTTAGAACACATTATAAATTATATAGAATCTAAATACGAAATTCTAGATATAATTCACCCATCGGGTTGGGTCGTATATAAAATCCGCTCTGTTGAATCACGTACGTGTCAGGAGTATGAATCCCACCTTTCGCACTAA
- a CDS encoding glycosyltransferase family 4 protein, which translates to MDGKKSSLMVLSDHYLTFVKDQTEGIAPEFERVDVCVCHNTLAEIADYLPVQRLKPFRLRSILDLSHLPENIFVHPCNLPYLPLDLMKKSLGDRLFRAVDDLIQKKQIECDLIHAHFLWPNGYAGALLKEKYGIPLVVTAHGYDIYDLPFRDQEWRDRIVRTLEAADAIITVSRKNEECIRSLGITKQVHVIPNGFRSDLFYPRDQAECRRTLGLPPDRKILLAVGNLVEVKGHRYLVEAMAEVVKERQDVLCVIVGSGPLRGRLERQVRALGLEEHVRFVGGKPHEEIPIWMNACDVFVLPSLNEGNPTVMFECLGCGRPFVGSDVGGVREIIISNDYGLVCSSSSSRELAEKIIFTLDRSWKPQSIIKYSNQFSGQIISQKIINIYHGSIRRNIDMFE; encoded by the coding sequence ATGGATGGCAAGAAAAGTTCTCTGATGGTGCTGTCAGATCACTATCTCACCTTTGTAAAAGATCAGACCGAGGGCATCGCACCAGAGTTTGAGCGGGTGGATGTCTGTGTCTGCCACAATACGCTTGCCGAGATTGCAGACTATCTGCCTGTACAGCGCCTGAAACCGTTCAGGCTGCGTTCGATCCTGGACCTATCGCATTTGCCGGAGAATATTTTTGTACATCCCTGTAACCTTCCCTATCTCCCCCTTGATCTGATGAAAAAGTCTCTTGGAGACCGCTTGTTCAGGGCGGTTGACGATTTGATACAGAAGAAACAGATCGAGTGCGACCTTATCCATGCCCACTTCCTCTGGCCGAACGGGTATGCCGGGGCGCTCCTGAAGGAGAAGTATGGCATACCCCTTGTGGTAACCGCCCACGGCTACGATATCTATGATCTCCCCTTCAGGGATCAGGAGTGGAGAGATCGAATCGTTCGGACACTCGAAGCCGCCGATGCGATCATCACGGTGAGCAGGAAGAACGAGGAGTGCATCAGGAGCCTCGGGATCACAAAGCAGGTCCATGTCATCCCCAACGGCTTCAGGTCAGACCTCTTCTACCCGCGCGATCAGGCAGAGTGCCGGCGGACGCTGGGTCTCCCTCCGGACAGAAAGATCCTGCTTGCGGTCGGCAACCTTGTCGAGGTGAAGGGGCACCGCTACCTTGTGGAGGCGATGGCTGAGGTGGTGAAGGAGCGGCAGGATGTGCTCTGCGTGATCGTGGGGTCAGGGCCGCTGAGGGGAAGGCTTGAGAGGCAGGTCCGGGCTCTCGGGCTGGAGGAGCATGTTCGCTTTGTGGGGGGGAAGCCGCATGAGGAGATCCCGATATGGATGAATGCATGCGATGTGTTTGTGCTGCCGAGTTTGAATGAGGGGAACCCGACGGTGATGTTTGAGTGCCTTGGGTGCGGGAGGCCGTTTGTGGGGAGTGATGTGGGGGGTGTTCGAGAAATTATCATATCTAATGACTATGGATTGGTATGCTCCTCAAGTTCTTCCAGAGAATTGGCTGAAAAAATAATTTTTACCCTTGACAGATCATGGAAACCACAATCCATCATCAAATATAGCAACCAGTTCTCAGGGCAAATTATATCTCAAAAAATAATTAATATTTACCATGGATCGATTCGAAGAAATATTGACATGTTTGAATAA